Proteins encoded within one genomic window of Gadus chalcogrammus isolate NIFS_2021 chromosome 6, NIFS_Gcha_1.0, whole genome shotgun sequence:
- the LOC130384951 gene encoding uncharacterized protein LOC130384951: MTAPWRPFNATSHGCTMRLPLTPQEARTSRRCIIGMVGITGALMGFFILWGMDFHTAIPEKSSTITPPSTTTQPSSGPPTQSPHRRRRQTPLQAAKSPSDPCLNKYGGLSLTYTYGSSAAYTFLLCDVVPCVGGPAAWEKYDAYICDAPKGSFAGVQGNGVMMSPDNSQSWCRGWRNVLWMTGRHQGYYVTNRSQTLHRPDATAALQAKGFLSGGNGRITLTLRNITSNPYQGWGNPAFGSTRACGVNTDSAYLVFGISQSGPDTTALLKINFRKAPTTPTAPASRANTTTPKPPSDP; encoded by the coding sequence ATGACCGCACCTTGGCGACCGTTCAACGCGACCTCGCACGGCTGCACCATGAGACTACCACTGACGCCACAGGAAGCCCGGACCAGTAGACGTTGCATCATCGGCATGGTAGGAATAACCGGGGCCTTGATGGGTTTCTTCATCCTGTGGGGAATGGACTTCCATACGGCCATCCCGGAAAAGTCCTCCACCATCACGCCCCCGTCTACGACGACACAACCCTCATCGGGACCCCCAACCCAGAGTCCACACCGCCGCAGGAGACAGACACCCCTGCAAGCCGCCAAAtcccccagcgacccctgccTCAACAAATACGGTGGGCTATCCCTAACCTATACTTATGGTTCCAGCGCCGCCTATACCTTCCTCCTATGCGACGTCGTTCCGTGCGTAGGCGGACCCGCAGCCTGGGAGAAGTACGATGCATACATCTGCGATGCTCCCAAGGGTTCCTTCGCGGGAGTCCAGGGCAACGGGGTAATGATGTCCCCGGACAACAGCCAGAGCTGGTGTCGAGGATGGCGAAATGTACTATGGATGACAGGGAGGCACCAGGGGTACTATGTGACTAACCGCTCTCAGACTCTCCACAGGCCTGACGCGACGGCCGCACTACAGGCGAAGGGCTTCCTCTCGGGAGGCAACGGCAGAATCACCCTTACCCTCAGGAACATTACCAGCAACCCGTACCAAGGATGGGGCAACCCCGCATTTGGGTCGACCCGGGCGTGCGGGGTAAATACGGACTCTGCCTACCTCGTGTTCGGGATATCCCAGTCCGGCCCGGACACGACGGCgttgttgaaaataaatttcagaaaggcccccaccacacccaccgcaccagcctccagggccaacACGACAACTCCTAAACCCCCGTCCGACCCATAA